The window TAAAGCTGAAATTTTTCAATGGCCGTACGGGTATATTTTTGATCTAATCTATACCGTGGGCTGAGTTTGTAATAACAATATGCTTCTTTGAATTGAACTTCTTGCCGACGTTCTTCTCGGGGGAACAGGGAAATAAACCGTTCATATTCCGAAGCCGCCAACAAATAGCGACCGTCATTATAATATGATTCAGCAAGATAGAATTGAGCATCTTGTCCATATTCAGTACCGCGGGCAATTTGTACTACCGTTTCAAAAGCCTCGGCAGCCTCAGTGTAATCCTCTTTTTCATAAAAGGCCATTGCCTTGTCATAAGCAACCTCCAAAGAGTCTCCCCTTTGAATAAGGGCATCATTTTTACAGGATATAAAAACGAATGCTAATAGTAAGAGACAAGAAAACTTATGGGTTAGGGTAGAAATCTTATACATTATTTTTTGTGATTTAATATTCACGAGAGATCAAACGATTAAAAAAACTAAAAATTTCTGTTTTGTATGCTGAATCTTCAAATGCTTCAAGATGAGTTAAAGCTTCTTGGTAATGGTATTGCACCGCCTTTTTAGTGTCTTGGATAATATCCAAATCCTCATAAATGCCAATAACACGATTTATCTGTTCAATTTCAGATTCAGGATCACCTAATATAGCCTTCAGTTCGGCTTCTTGTTTTGTATTACAGCGATCAAGCGCAAGCAGGGTGAGATATGTCTTTTTACCTTCAATGATATCCCCTCCCTTTTTCTTGCCAAACTTATCGGGGTCAGCGGTCGCATCCAATAAATCATCTTGAATTTGAAATGCAATACCTGCTTTTTTTCCGACATATTGTAACTCTTCGAGAACATCAGATGAAACGCCTGCAACAGCCCCACCCATGGCAAGAGCACCGCTTATTAAGGCCGCGGTTTTTCCTTCAATCATCCGAATATATTCCTCAATGCTAACATCAGGCTGATTTTCAAACATCAAATCAAAAGCCTGCCCTTCACACACCGTTTCGGCACTGTCCAGGAAAAGGTCTAAGATCGTTTTATACTGATTTTTTGAATATGAATCTTCTTCCCCATAATATTGAAGCTGCTTAAAGGCTTTGGCATACATGGCATCACCAGATAAAATCGCGGTGTTAGAGTTCCACTTTTTAAATACACTGGGTTCCCCGCGACGAGTCTCAGCTCGGTCCATAATGTCGTCATGCAAGAGGGTGAAATTATGAAGCAACTCAATAGATATTGCTGCAGGAAGTGCTTCTTCAAGATCTCCACCACACATACCACAGCCGATGAGCGTTAAATAAGGACGCACACGCTTGCCAGACAATGATAGTGTATATCGAACCGGGTCATAGAGTAACGACGGCTCTTCTGGCAAATCTAATGCTTCCAGTTGCTCTTCAATTTGTTCAGATATTTGCTGCTGTTGATCTGTTATTTCCAAGTTCTTGTAGCTGAGTTTACAAAAGGCCAAATATAAGTAATTTACAACAACATTTTGGAGATGTTATTGCTTCAGTTTTAGGTGGTTGGGATTTAATTCTGAAGGCGACTCGCACCCCAAAAGTGTAAGAATAGTAATCAACTGTTTTTTCCATTTTAGAAATAACCCTTCAAGTCCTTCGTAGCCATTATCTACAATCGCTTTAATAATAGGTTGTGCAGAAGCAGCAAAATCAGCACCCAAACAAAGCGATTTTGCAATATCATGACTTGATCGGATACCCCCTGAGGCAATGAGTTCAAAGTTATGGGTCGACTTCAGTTTTGTAAGCTGTGTAACACATTCTAACGTAGGAATCCCCCAGTTATTGAAATCAGTATCAGGATTTTTATTTGAAGCTCGTTCATTCTCCACTTTGGCCCAGCTGGTCCCTCCTGCACCGGCGACATCAATGATGTTCACACCAGCTTCCAATAATCGCTGACCAACGGATCCGGAAATTCCAGCTCCCGTTTCTTTAACAATGACAGGCAAATTAGTATCTGAACAAAGCTGTTGGATTCCTTCTTCAATGCCTTTGAAGTTACGATCTCCTTCAGGCTGCATCAGTTCTTGGAGGGGATTCAAATGTACGATAACGGCATCAGCTTCTATAGATTCTATCAAAAGTTGCAGGCCATCCGGAGATAAGCCTCCTACCAGCTGTGCACCACCAATATTGGCAGCAATAAATGCATCGGGGGCTTTTTCTCTCACCACAGAAAATGAAGCTTCAGCATCATTATCTTCAAGCATAATGCGTTGACTACCAACCCCAAACGGTAGATTATAATCAGCGCAAAATTCGGCAATAATAGCATTAACAGCACCAGCATCGGTATACCCGCCGGTCATTGATGAAATGAACAGTGGAAATGAAAATGAGCGTCCCAATAAAGTTGTCTGCGTGGATACATCATCAATATTAATTTCCGGCAGTGCGTTATGAGCAAAATAGTACTGTTCAAATCCGGTAGGAACTTGATAGCTCATATCTCCCGCCGCTGTTAAATCAACATGATCTTTTTTGCGGTCTTTAATACTCATAATTAAATCATGTAGCTTCCACCGTTAATATGGAACGTCGATCCTGTCATGTGTGGCACTTTTCCGCTTGCAAGAAATGCCACAAGTTCGCCTACTTCATCGGGAGAAGTGATCTCATCAAAAGCCATGCCTTGGGTCAAATATTCTTCGCCGTATACATCGATAGAATCCATTGCCATATCTGTTTTGATAAAGCCTGGCGCTATAGAATAGGCCGAAATACCCTGTTCTCCGAAATCGCGGGCCACGCTTTTAGTAAAAGCGACTAATCCGCCCTTAGAGGCCGCATAAGCTGAATACTCTTGCGTATCACCGCGATAAGCAGCTCGAGACGATACGTTAATCAGATATCCCTCCCCTTCTTTGGTCCATCGATTTAAGGCCCATTTTGATATAAGTGCTGGAGCACGAAGATTTACTTGCATTGTTTGATCCCACTGCTCCAGCCAAAATTCATCACCTTTATCAAAGCCAGATTCCTTGAAAATTCCAGCATTATTGATGAGCACATTTGGAGCTTCTTCCCTTTCAAATATCGGCTTGATCTTTTTTTCTACAGCGATCGGGTCGGACAGATCTACATATAGAGATTGAAAACGATTGTTCTGAGTAAACTCATTAGGGAATTCAGAAGATCGGGCCGTACCTATTATCCGAAAGTCATCTCTTAGTAATGCTTTTGTAATGCTCTTTCCAATGCCGCGGGATGCTCCGGTGACTAATGCGTACACAGTTAATAGATTGGTTAAAATTTGTCCTGCTTGAAAGTAAGAATCGGACGGTGGGCATCCAAGTAAATGATAAAGCTGTTAATCGCGATACACCGGAACGTTCGAGCAAGCTTCTCCATACATTAACTTTTTTACGTACGGCACGAGCTTTTGAGTAGCATGTAAATATACGCTCTCGGGCACGGGCTTTTCCTTGCTTGAACATCCTTTGAGGATTACAAACTTATCTTCGTATGCTGACCAATCGAGACCTTCCAGATTACGGCGATATAATTCGAAAAGCATATCCTCTTTTTGCCCCTTGAAAATATCTTTTGCATGACCTGCAAGATGCTGTCCCACAAGCATATATGCCCATTTAGATATAATAGCATCAGTAGAACAAAATACGCCCACATACTGCCCATCATATTGACTCCAATCGTGTTCTTCAAGCGAATCGCGGAATTCCTGCTCCTTGAGAATCATCCCTTTAAAAAGAAATTGTTTTAGATCTAACTCAGTTCTGGGGGTCTCATCGAAATACTTTTGTAGATCGATGGTAATCAGTTTATCAGACTGTTTGACCTTATTGACAATTTCTCCTTGTGTATCTGTAGCCATAGCTTAGATCGAAAATGATTCTCCGCACGAGCATGTGCGATTGGCATTCGGATTATGAAAGTGAAACCCTTCACCATTTAATCCATCGGTGTAGTCGAGCTTTGTACCAGAGAGATACAGAAAGCTGCGCATATCTACGATGAGCCTAATCCCCTTGTCCTCAAACTGCTGCTCTTCCTCATCAGGATTTTCTTTGGTATCAAATTCAAGATCATAGGTAAGCCCTGAGCAACCTCCACTGACGACGCCAACACGAAGGAGTGCATCTTCACCGATTTGCTGCTCTTCTCGAATCTGCTTGATACGTTCCGCAGCGCGTTCTGTAATAGAAATTGACATAAAATACCCCTTCCTGTTTAATTAAACAGAGACAACCTGTATCTCGGGATCAATGCGTTTAACCATGCTCTCGAT of the Fodinibius sp. Rm-B-1B1-1 genome contains:
- a CDS encoding polyprenyl synthetase family protein; translation: MEITDQQQQISEQIEEQLEALDLPEEPSLLYDPVRYTLSLSGKRVRPYLTLIGCGMCGGDLEEALPAAISIELLHNFTLLHDDIMDRAETRRGEPSVFKKWNSNTAILSGDAMYAKAFKQLQYYGEEDSYSKNQYKTILDLFLDSAETVCEGQAFDLMFENQPDVSIEEYIRMIEGKTAALISGALAMGGAVAGVSSDVLEELQYVGKKAGIAFQIQDDLLDATADPDKFGKKKGGDIIEGKKTYLTLLALDRCNTKQEAELKAILGDPESEIEQINRVIGIYEDLDIIQDTKKAVQYHYQEALTHLEAFEDSAYKTEIFSFFNRLISREY
- the fni gene encoding type 2 isopentenyl-diphosphate Delta-isomerase produces the protein MSIKDRKKDHVDLTAAGDMSYQVPTGFEQYYFAHNALPEINIDDVSTQTTLLGRSFSFPLFISSMTGGYTDAGAVNAIIAEFCADYNLPFGVGSQRIMLEDNDAEASFSVVREKAPDAFIAANIGGAQLVGGLSPDGLQLLIESIEADAVIVHLNPLQELMQPEGDRNFKGIEEGIQQLCSDTNLPVIVKETGAGISGSVGQRLLEAGVNIIDVAGAGGTSWAKVENERASNKNPDTDFNNWGIPTLECVTQLTKLKSTHNFELIASGGIRSSHDIAKSLCLGADFAASAQPIIKAIVDNGYEGLEGLFLKWKKQLITILTLLGCESPSELNPNHLKLKQ
- a CDS encoding SDR family oxidoreductase, which encodes MYALVTGASRGIGKSITKALLRDDFRIIGTARSSEFPNEFTQNNRFQSLYVDLSDPIAVEKKIKPIFEREEAPNVLINNAGIFKESGFDKGDEFWLEQWDQTMQVNLRAPALISKWALNRWTKEGEGYLINVSSRAAYRGDTQEYSAYAASKGGLVAFTKSVARDFGEQGISAYSIAPGFIKTDMAMDSIDVYGEEYLTQGMAFDEITSPDEVGELVAFLASGKVPHMTGSTFHINGGSYMI
- a CDS encoding DUF2480 family protein; this encodes MATDTQGEIVNKVKQSDKLITIDLQKYFDETPRTELDLKQFLFKGMILKEQEFRDSLEEHDWSQYDGQYVGVFCSTDAIISKWAYMLVGQHLAGHAKDIFKGQKEDMLFELYRRNLEGLDWSAYEDKFVILKGCSSKEKPVPESVYLHATQKLVPYVKKLMYGEACSNVPVYRD
- a CDS encoding iron-sulfur cluster assembly accessory protein, translating into MSISITERAAERIKQIREEQQIGEDALLRVGVVSGGCSGLTYDLEFDTKENPDEEEQQFEDKGIRLIVDMRSFLYLSGTKLDYTDGLNGEGFHFHNPNANRTCSCGESFSI